The following nucleotide sequence is from Nomascus leucogenys isolate Asia chromosome 13, Asia_NLE_v1, whole genome shotgun sequence.
TTTGAACATGCAAGACCTCATCTGGATGTGGATACTAATGACAAATAGCAATAGAATCCTAATTTCACTGGCTCTTGTTCAATCTATTCCAGCAGGATCCCAAACCCTATAACGCACCTCCCCACCAGCCTCCTAAGCATTCCTGGGAGTCAACTCAATGCCAatatctacctttttttttttcttttttcttctcagacCCATGGTTAGGACTCTGCTCCCCAGTCATTACTGCATCCACCAGGTTTTGTCCCACCTTCTACTGTAGTGAAACCATTGGACCTAAGGAGATGCAAGGCTGACAGGGTGCTTCCATGGAGTGGGACAGCATGCTTCACTCCCCTCTCTGTGCAACAGTAGGAATGCTGCTGAGATATGCCAAATGGCACAGAGTCTTTGGTAAAAGTGGTCTTTCAGTTTTTACTTATGTTTCACACCCTCAGTTTCAAATATGAATTTGACTCAGAGACAAATCAGAGTGATAAGCCCACAAGCAGATCAgaatttccattcctttccaggaCTAAGCCATTTTTTCACAGTCAAGCTTGAGATACTTGCATCCTTTGCACCATAAGATGATTTGCTTTCAGGAGGTGTTTCAATCTTCTAACGGCAGAGCTAGACAATCAGTTCACCAGACATGCCCAATATATACAAAGGGCAGAAAACATCATATTATTAACACTTGGTACCAGAATGGTGTAAGAGATGCAACTGGCTTTAAGAAGAACACCTTAATAAGTATCTGGGGTGGACAGAGGCTGAGACCCAAAGGCCTAGTGGTTGGACATTACCAAGACACATAGCTGCTGGTAGTTAAGGGTGAAGAGAAGATAAATGAGGAACGAGATGCCTTGGAGATAAGGCAACATGGGGTCCTGCAAGGGAAGAAGGTATGAGAGAAACGTGTCAGATAGGGAGGCAGAAAGAACGTCTAAAGAATGAGTATGTCTTATAGGTGATTTTTCCCTGATTACTGTGTGATTTCTGTATTCTTATTCATTTTGGGAGGGCTTTGGACAGAATAAAAAAGTGTAGAAAGTGAAAGCCAATGCCAGTCAAATGTTATGAGCTAAGAGTGGTTCTTAGCTGATATCTGGGTTGTATATGGGAAATAAAACAACTATGTCTCAACATGGAGGTGTTCCATCAAGTTAACTCCAACTTATAATACAATAGAGAGGCAAGAATTGAGCCAATGGAAACCATTTATAGTTGTATAGTTGACACAATTAAATTGTCAATATTTGGGGAGTTATTGAGGATGAATCTGGATTGCGTAAATTGTCTGCTATTCTGGGGAAGAATATAATGTTTTGGCtaatggaaatgaagaaagagtTAAATTTTGACTTGAGTTTTAAAGAGATAAAGACATGGCATTTGGAAGAGAAGCAAATAAGAACATTTGGATCATTAGATAAAAGTCCAGAAACAGCCAggggatagagaaagagagagggatggagagagggagagagagagagagtgagggggagagagagagagagagagacaccccTTGACTAAAGAAAGTGAATTGAAGGCTTAGTATGGGAATCATTTAGGGTACAAGCAATATGTTTCTGTGGGATGGTATTCATATTCATGTGTGAAGTAACTGGCAGTCATGGGAAGGTTAAAGTAATGTGTGGACACCATGATTTGGACTGTCTTGTGTAGAATATACCAGGTGTACGATTCCAGAGTTGGCAAGGACTAAGGAGAGATGGGGCAGTCTTGAGCAATTTGGAACCAACCTGAGGATTgtgaaagggaaaggaaaccaGTGGAAAAGGATAGAGAAAGTGTTGATTATTTAGAAATAGATGGCTGCGAAGATGGAAGGGAATGAGGCTTGCATTCGTGGTGATTCACTATGAATTGATAAGAGCAATACTCTCTACTAGTATTAATTATATCAATTTCTTGGGAGTCTTTTATCCTGTGCCTCAGGCAACCTCTAGGCCTACTAGCACTTTCCCTTTAGAATCCTTTTCAATGTAGGGCTGCTCAGCATCAGTGAAGTGGAATGCATTAAGATGAAAGCATAGACAAAAGCTTCCCAGACCCATAACCAACATCTCTTATCAAATAAAGTACCTATAATGGTGATGAGTATGATTAGAAAGTAAGAGGTAAACACGATAAATAAGATGGCAAGGAACCTCAGGGCAGTGAAGTGTGCTTTCATGCTTGGATTGCAGTGACCAGTGCTATGATGTTGTATCTGCTTGGTCAGTGATGCCATGAGCAAGATGGTGGAGGCCAGGAACAGGGCGAAAGGAATAACCAATGCAACTGTATGAGCCTGGAACTGATACTGATGAAACTTTTGAAGTCTGTCAATTACAGTGCTGTTTCTGGGTAGATGCTCCATGGTGAGTAACTGAATTTGGACGTAATTCCCAATAGCTGAAGGGATGATTGTCACACAAGTAATCATCAGAGAACCCAGTAATATCCAGGGAAACAACCTCAAAATTCTCCACCTCAGCCAGAGAAGGATGTGATGGGTGAAAGAAGAGACCTTGATGTAGTAGAAGACGGTAAGCAAGCTGTTTAACCAGAATGTAAGGATATTAAAAAATTCCCAGGCGATTGTTAAGTTGCAAAGTACATGATTCAAATTAAAATAGGAGCAAAAATTGTTCAGCATTGATGCCCACTGTAGACAGAAGCGAGAGATGCCCAGGCAGATGAGAATCATGTCCACAGGCATCAGCCTTCTGACTTGCAGCCATTCTCTGCCCAGCACTGCAACAATTAAGCTGCTCTGCACAATAATTGTCAAGGACTCAAGCACATAGATGATCATGAAGAAGACAGTGAGTTGGATGGATATCATTCTTCTACTCCAAAGTGTCTTCCTGGACAAAGACTCTGTATCTGTGTACCAATTTCCAGGTAGAGAATGGGTTCCTGATTCCACCATTGTCTGGTGCGAGAAAACCCCTCTCTCTGGAAGCAAATTTTTCCaagctcatttttaattttttcattttcctatctATAGAATTTGTTTATGCTTTGCTTGCTGGTTTGCTATCACATCTGAATGTAGGGAAATGTTGTTTAAATGTGGATTCCTGCTCCTGAGGTGATTTGATTATTCCGAAAAGGCATACATATTTCATAACCATGttgtttatttcctctttttctgaggTGCACTTAGCTTATTTCCTTATCTTCTTTAAATGACATCTTCACTCTTTTAACCTAAAATTTGTACAACAGGAAAGATGAATCCTTCCCTGTTCATTCATGTCCTGCATGATGTTTCTGTTCTGTTGAGTGCAGTACCAAAGCGAACCTCAGAAGTCTATCTTCCCAGTTCTCATGGCAGCTAGTGGTGGATGCTACAACCAGTGTGAgggtaaataaaaatgataatgaaaagtCTTTCCTCTGAAATTCCACAAAATTGCTGAACCCCAGACCTTCAAGTATTTCCATCCAATGCAGGCCACTCTCATAATTCCCCACTGAATTC
It contains:
- the TAS2R16 gene encoding taste receptor type 2 member 16, whose translation is MISIQLTVFFMIIYVLESLTIIVQSSLIVAVLGREWLQVRRLMPVDMILICLGISRFCLQWASMLNNFCSYFNLNHVLCNLTIAWEFFNILTFWLNSLLTVFYYIKVSSFTHHILLWLRWRILRLFPWILLGSLMITCVTIIPSAIGNYVQIQLLTMEHLPRNSTVIDRLQKFHQYQFQAHTVALVIPFALFLASTILLMASLTKQIQHHSTGHCNPSMKAHFTALRFLAILFIVFTSYFLIILITIIGTLFDKRCWLWVWEAFVYAFILMHSTSLMLSSPTLKRILKGKC